The following DNA comes from Candidatus Woesearchaeota archaeon.
GTTCATCCTTGAATTCTCAACGAGGACACCGGTATAATAAAAAAGCGCAGCAAAAGCAGGGGAGAGAAGCCGAATCATGGAAAATCTCATTCCAAGGTTCCAAAAAATGGTTAGCATATAGAGGTAAAACATAAAGAACATCATTATGATTATGAAATTGTCAAACTGCCTCCTGAATTTCTCAATATTTTTCTGCAGGGGGTCAATATTCCTGAATAAAGCAAGCATAATGAGCATTATCGCTGAAAGGATGGGCATGAAGAAAATCCCAAAAGCCCTTGAGGAATAGCCGTCTGCTTTTCCTGAAAATCCCCAGTGGGATGCCATATACTCGGGCATTCTTGGGTAAAGGATAATCCCAATAATAAATGATGCAACTATTATTGCTATAGAAGCAAATTCTGCCCTTCCTATTATTCTACTGCTGAAAAATGGCTTTTTTTGATTTGCCTTTTTATTAATCCTGTCTTTAAATCTGCTTTTCATCTTCAAACACCTTAACTTCCTCAATATTCATGCTGCCTATATTTTCATTGTCTTCCTTGAAAACAAAGGTTGCTTTAATCTTTTTCCCTGAAAGCACGAGTGGAAGCCAGTGGGAGTCATCCTGCCACATCTTCTTGTAGGGAATTTCGTCAAAGCTGAACCACTCAGGCATCATCTCCTCTGTCTCAGATGGGGTTTCCTCCC
Coding sequences within:
- a CDS encoding DUF1648 domain-containing protein — its product is MKSRFKDRINKKANQKKPFFSSRIIGRAEFASIAIIVASFIIGIILYPRMPEYMASHWGFSGKADGYSSRAFGIFFMPILSAIMLIMLALFRNIDPLQKNIEKFRRQFDNFIIIMMFFMFYLYMLTIFWNLGMRFSMIRLLSPAFAALFYYTGVLVENSRMNWFIGIRTPWTLSSENVWKKTHELGGKLFKATSFVALLGIFFSEYAMIGFLFLSIASA